One window from the genome of Cryobacterium sp. GrIS_2_6 encodes:
- a CDS encoding sigma factor-like helix-turn-helix DNA-binding protein, with protein MRRAADDTPPGIVRDDQLRLIFTCCHPALAQEAQVALSLPVLCGLSVAEVARALLVSEATMAKRLTRARRTIADAGIRYRVPDAEELPGRLGAVATTVFLLFTEGYASRSADAPAPVSARPESSVPPVPARSSPGTTCCSPSTRARSCG; from the coding sequence GTGCGACGGGCAGCCGACGACACCCCGCCCGGCATCGTCCGCGACGACCAGCTCCGGCTGATCTTCACCTGCTGCCATCCGGCGCTCGCGCAGGAGGCCCAGGTCGCGCTGAGCCTGCCCGTGCTCTGCGGGTTGAGCGTCGCAGAGGTCGCCCGGGCGCTCCTCGTCTCAGAGGCGACGATGGCCAAGCGCCTCACCCGGGCGCGACGCACGATCGCCGACGCCGGCATCCGCTACCGGGTGCCCGACGCGGAGGAGCTGCCCGGCCGGCTCGGCGCGGTCGCGACGACCGTGTTCCTGCTGTTCACCGAGGGCTACGCCTCCCGGTCGGCGGATGCCCCTGCCCCCGTGTCGGCGCGGCCTGAGTCCTCCGTGCCGCCGGTGCCGGCGCGATCATCGCCTGGTACGACGTGCTGCTCGCCCTCGACCCGAGCCCGGTCGTGCGGCTGA